The Terriglobales bacterium genome contains the following window.
GTGCCGGGCTGGGTTCTGGCGTCCTTCGGACTTCCGCTTCCTCTGTGCCCTCTGTGTCCTCTGTGGTTAAGGGTCTTCCTGCTCCAATCGGCATGCCTCCCCGGCGGGGAAGTTTTCCCCTTGCAACTGTAAACTTGAAACTGGAAACTGCTAGGCCGAAGACCGAAGGCCGACAGCCGACGACCATCCCATGGGCAAGATCCACGTCCTTCCCGAGCACGTCGCCAACAAGACGACCCGCAGGGTCGTCCTGAGCGCGGCCCGGCCGCGCGAAGGATCTCGCGTGCAGCACCGAGGTTTCCGCCATGGGTAAGATCCATGTCTTACCCGAACATGTGGCCAACAAGATCGCCGCGGGCGAGGTGGTGGAGCGCCCCGCGTCGGTGGTCAAAGAACTGCTCGAGAACGCGTTGGACGCGGGGGCGCGCCGCGTCCGCGTGCAGGTGGAAGCCGGCGGGAAGAAGCTCATCCAGGTCACCGACGACGGTAGCGGCATGGTGCGCGACGATGCCATGCTGGCCTTCGAGCGCCACTCCACCTCCAAGATCAAGGACGCCGAGGACCTGCTAAGCGTGGCCACGCTGGGCTTCCGCGGCGAGGCATTGCCTTCGATCGCGGCGGTGTCGCGATTGAGACTGGAGACCCGCGCCGCCGAAGACAAGGGCGGCACCGTCCTGGAGATCGCCGGCGGAAAGATCCTGAAGATCGAAGAGGCGGGGCTGCCGGCGGGCACGGCCATCACCGTGCGCGATCTCTTCTTCAATACTCCGGCGCGCAAGAAGTTCCTGAAGGCGGAGTCTACCGAGCTCTCGCACATCGCCTCGCTGGTGACCCACTACGCGCTGGCGCACCCCGAGATGCACTTCGAACTGCACTCCGCCAGCAACGCCATGCTGGTGGCGCCGCCGGTGGCGACCTCGGCGGAGCGCATCTACCAGGTCTTCGGCAAGGAGACGCTCGACCAGCTTCTGCCGGTGGCGGCGCATATGCCGCTGGAGCGCGTAGGGCTGCCGCAGCCGCCGCCCTGGGTGATCGAGCGGCGCAAGCAGCGCGGCGAGGAATACGAAGCGCCCACGCCCGGCGAGATGCGGCTGAGCGGCTTCGCCTCGCGGCCCGAGATCCAGAAGCTGAACCGCAGTTCCATCTACGTCTTCGTGAACCGGCGGCTGATCCGCGACCGCTTGGTGCAGCACGCGCTCTCCGAGGCCTACCGCAACATCCTGCCGCCCACCGTCTTCCCCGTGGTGCTGCTTTTCCTGGAGATGCCGGTGGGCGAGGTGGACGTGAACGTGCATCCTTCCAAGACCGAGGTGCGCTTCCGGCAGTCGCAGGCGGTGCACGACTTCGTGCGCGAGTCGGTGCGCGCGGCCCTGGTGAAAGCGCGCCCGGTGCCGCAGTTCACCTCGGAGATCCGGGCGCAGCCCACGGCCTCGCAGGCGCTTACTCCGGGCGCGCGCTGGAGCTCCCTGGGAGCGCAGGCGGAGGCGATGGCGCCCCATGAAGGAGGATTCGCGCTGCGGCCGCCGAGCGCGCCCGCCATCAACCAGAGCATTCCCTTCGAGGGTGGGATCCCGGTGGAAGCGAACGCGGCCATCCCGGTGGCGACGCTGCCGCAGCGTCCCATGCTGAGCCCGGACGACGGCTGCGCCGCGCCCATCGCGGAAGAGGAGATGGACGGCGAGACGCCGCCGCTGGCGACGCTGAAGCCGCTGGGACAGATCCGCGAGTCGTTCATCCTGGCGGTGAACGGGCAGGGGCTGTGGATCGTGGACCAGCACGTGGCCCACGAGCGCGTGCTCTTCGAGCGGGTGCTGCGGCAGCGCGCCGCCGAGCGGGTGGAGAGCCAGCGCCTGCTGCTGCCGTTGGTGATCGAGCTGACCCCGGCGCAGCAGGCCATCTTCACCGAGATCGCCGACGAACTGCGGCGCAACGGCTTCGAATTGGAGCCCTTCGGGTCGCGCACGGTGGCGGTGAAGACCGCGCCCGCGGGCGTGGATGCGAGCGAGATCGAGAGCATGCTCACCGAGCTGCTCGACCACTGGGAGCGCGAGGAGCAGGCCACCAACCTGGAGAAGGCGCGCGGGCGCATCGCGGCCTCGATCGCATGCCACGCGGCCATCAAGGTGAATACGCCGCTGACGCAGGACAAGATGGAGTGGCTGCTGCGCGAGCTGGCCAGGACCGAGTGCCCCATGTCTTGCCCGCACGGCAGGCCGGTCGTCTTGCGCTATTCTCTACGGGACATCCAAAGAGCCTTCAAGCGGATCTGATGACCGAGCAGGAGCTCCAGGAAAAGCGGCGGCACAAGTGGCGTCTTGACGGGCGGGCGGTGCGCACGCTCGAAGAGGCGCGCGAGTGGGTGGAGTCGGTGGGCTTCGCGCTGCTCTACCCGGTGCGGCCGCCGGTGCTGGCGCCGACCTTTGTGGGGGCGTGGGTGGGGGCGGACGACCGCCTGCCCACCTGGCAACACGCCTTCGAAGACGAACGCGCGCGCCAGGCCACGGAACTCATGGTGCGTCTGCTGCGCGAGCGCGCCGCCTTCGAGGCCAGCCTGGCGGGGGAGAACAGCCTGCTGGTCGCAGCCTCCATCTTCCCGTATTTTTTTGCGCTGGCGGGAGAGCGCAACCTGCGGCCCGACGGCGGCGCGCCCGAGCGCGCGGACAAGTTCTCGCCGCTGGCGCGCGACGCCTTCGCCGCCATCCAGCGCGCGGGCCCGCTCTCGAAGCCGCGCATGAAAGAACTGCTGGGCGGCGAGCCATCGACGGCCGCGCTCGACCGCGCGCTCAGCGAACTGTGGTCGAAGCTGCGCATCACCCGCGTGGACTACAACCCCAGGGACGGCGCGTCCTGGGACGTGCTGGCGCGCTGGGCGCCGGAGGCGGTGAAGGAGGCCGTGCAACTCTCGCTGGGGGAGGCCCTCTCGGCGCTGGTCTCCAAGTACCTGGACTGCGTGGTGGCGGCGGAGGCGCAGGAGGTGGAGGCGTTCTTCTCGCCCATCGTACCGCGCTCCAAGGTGAAGGAGAGCATGAACGCGCTGCTGGCCACGCGCGAATTGAGCTTCGTGCACGTCGGCCACCGCACGCTGGTGGAGGTGACGCCGGCGCGGGTGGAGGACGCGCGCCGCGGGCCGCCTCTGCCGCGGCGCAAGAAAGCGAGCCCGGCATGAGCGCGGCGCGCAGGCTGGTGATCGCCATCGACGGCCCCGCCGGCTCGGGCAAAAGCACGGTGGCGGCGCGCCTGGCGCGCGAGCTGGGCTACGTCAACATCGAGAGCGGGGCCATGTATCGGGCGCTGGCGCTCCAAGCTATCGAGCGAGATGTCTCCTTCGACGACGAGCGCGCGCTGGTGGCGCTGGCGGCGGATTCCCAGATCGCGCTCGAACCCACGCTGGCGGGCAACCGCGTGCTGCTGGATGGGCAGGACGTCTCGGAGCGGGTGCGCGAGGCGGACGTGACCGAGGCGGCTTCGCGCGTCAGCGTGCATCCCGCGGTGCGGGAGTGGATGGTGGAGCGTCAGCGCGAGTTGGGCGCCCGAGGCGGCGTGGTCATGGAGGGCCGCGACATCGGCACCAAGGTCTTTCCCGGAGCTGAGGTGAAGATCTTCCTCGACGCCGACCCTTCCGTGCGCGGGGAGCGGCGCTTCCGGCAGCAGGGCGCGGCGGAAAAGTCGGAGGCGGTGCTGAAGGAACTGCGGGAGCGCGACCGGCGCGACCGCACGCGCGCGGTCTCGCCGCTGGTGCCGGCCCAGGACGCGGTGGTGATCGACTCCACCAACCTGAGCATCGAGCAGGTGCTGGCGCGCATCGGCGAAGTCATCGCGCGCAAGCTCGGCTGAGAGCAATCCTCGGACGTTCCCCAGCAGAAGCAAGGGCTGCCCTGGTTGGGGCAGCCCGTCTTCACGTCGAGCGGCGGGCGGTTCAGCCCGTCTTGTGAATCTCGATATCGCCGCGGTCGTTGGTGAGCTTGACGTGGGGGCCGCCACCGCCCACCACTCCCGAAGCGGAGGAGGTGTGGCTGGTGTCGCCGCTCACCTTCAGGTCGAAGTCGGAGGTGATCTCGCCGCGGGTGGCCTGGGCGTCCAGCTGGAAGCCGGCCTTGGCAGGCAGGTCCACGGAGATGCGCTGGCGCTGGTTGCTGATCTCGAGGTTGCCCAGGGGCAGCTTGCCGGGCTGCAGGGTGACCTCGCCGTTGCGGTTCTGGATGTGGACGTCGCCGCTGAAGTCCTCCAGGTGGATGTCCTTGGAGCTGGTGGTGAGGCGGAAGGGCCCGGCGAAGTTGCTGGCGCGCAGGTCGCCGCTGCTCATGGTGAAGTCGCCATCGAGCCTCTGGAACTCCAGGTCGGTGCGGGAGGAGTTGAAGCGCACGCTCTTGGCCACCTTGGAGACGTGCATGTCGCCATAGAAGTCGCCGGAGAAGCTGACGCTGCCGCCGATGTTGGAGACGGTGGAGTCATTGACGCGGCTGCCGATGGCCAGGTCGCCGGTGATGTTGCTGGCGGAGACGTCGCCGTGGCGCATGCTGACGTCGGCGTTGCCGGTGATCGAGTCCAGGCTGACGTCGCCGTAGGGAGCGTTCACCTTGACGTCGCCCTCGCGCTCGCGCACCACGATGTCGCCGTGGCGGGCGTCGATCTCCAGGGCCGCCTTCTTGGGCAGGAAGATCTCGAGGTTGGCCTGGACGCGGTCGCTTCCCGCGCGCAGGGTGACCAGCTTGTCGGCCACGGTGATCTCCGGCTTGCTGTCGCTGTTGATCTGGTTAGCGGCGTTCTGGTTGTCGGCAAAGACCTTCTTGCGCGCGACCACCTTGATCTGGGGCTGGTCCCAGGTCTCGACGGTGACGTCGCCGCGCTCGCTGTTGACCACCAGGCTGGCGCCGGCCGGGAAGGCCTGCTGCTGCTCC
Protein-coding sequences here:
- the mutL gene encoding DNA mismatch repair endonuclease MutL, whose amino-acid sequence is MGKIHVLPEHVANKIAAGEVVERPASVVKELLENALDAGARRVRVQVEAGGKKLIQVTDDGSGMVRDDAMLAFERHSTSKIKDAEDLLSVATLGFRGEALPSIAAVSRLRLETRAAEDKGGTVLEIAGGKILKIEEAGLPAGTAITVRDLFFNTPARKKFLKAESTELSHIASLVTHYALAHPEMHFELHSASNAMLVAPPVATSAERIYQVFGKETLDQLLPVAAHMPLERVGLPQPPPWVIERRKQRGEEYEAPTPGEMRLSGFASRPEIQKLNRSSIYVFVNRRLIRDRLVQHALSEAYRNILPPTVFPVVLLFLEMPVGEVDVNVHPSKTEVRFRQSQAVHDFVRESVRAALVKARPVPQFTSEIRAQPTASQALTPGARWSSLGAQAEAMAPHEGGFALRPPSAPAINQSIPFEGGIPVEANAAIPVATLPQRPMLSPDDGCAAPIAEEEMDGETPPLATLKPLGQIRESFILAVNGQGLWIVDQHVAHERVLFERVLRQRAAERVESQRLLLPLVIELTPAQQAIFTEIADELRRNGFELEPFGSRTVAVKTAPAGVDASEIESMLTELLDHWEREEQATNLEKARGRIAASIACHAAIKVNTPLTQDKMEWLLRELARTECPMSCPHGRPVVLRYSLRDIQRAFKRI
- the cmk gene encoding (d)CMP kinase; translated protein: MSAARRLVIAIDGPAGSGKSTVAARLARELGYVNIESGAMYRALALQAIERDVSFDDERALVALAADSQIALEPTLAGNRVLLDGQDVSERVREADVTEAASRVSVHPAVREWMVERQRELGARGGVVMEGRDIGTKVFPGAEVKIFLDADPSVRGERRFRQQGAAEKSEAVLKELRERDRRDRTRAVSPLVPAQDAVVIDSTNLSIEQVLARIGEVIARKLG
- a CDS encoding DUF4097 family beta strand repeat-containing protein, with amino-acid sequence MASPTPTPTPAPPRPRRRSFAGPIILILLGVLFLLRNLGYPLPLLRWFALYWPLLIILWGVLKAVEYWQARREGAPAPGIGPGAVFLLIMIIICGVTANRLYSVNWTGVRQNLDLGDGDFIGLFGNSYDFTEEQQQAFPAGASLVVNSERGDVTVETWDQPQIKVVARKKVFADNQNAANQINSDSKPEITVADKLVTLRAGSDRVQANLEIFLPKKAALEIDARHGDIVVREREGDVKVNAPYGDVSLDSITGNADVSMRHGDVSASNITGDLAIGSRVNDSTVSNIGGSVSFSGDFYGDMHVSKVAKSVRFNSSRTDLEFQRLDGDFTMSSGDLRASNFAGPFRLTTSSKDIHLEDFSGDVHIQNRNGEVTLQPGKLPLGNLEISNQRQRISVDLPAKAGFQLDAQATRGEITSDFDLKVSGDTSHTSSASGVVGGGGPHVKLTNDRGDIEIHKTG